The window GGTGTGGTCACGGTGCGGACACAGCTCAGGCACACGGGGCTGGGATGGGGTCCTTACCTCATTCTCTGGGAGCAGACGCAGCCCCAGTGCCTCCAGCGctgccagctccagctctgagAAGGCCGGGTCGaagaggaagcagctgctgggtggcacCTGAGGGGCACAGACGTGCGTGGGACAGGGACACGCGCGGACAGCGGCACGTGGGACGAGACGCGGGCGGTACACGCACGGTGGCCGCTTACCGCCAGCATCtcgagcagcagcagcaggaaggcgAGCTGCAGCCGGGCGGTGGGGCAGGCAGCGAACCGCCCCAGGCCGTAGCACACGCAGCGCCAAGCCGGCCCCGAGCCCAACGGCTcccgccctcctcctcctcctcctcctcctcctcctcctcctcccgccgccgccctGCACACACCGGCGCTCGCCGCCCAGAAGCCGGAGCTGAGCAGCTCGTCCCTGCGGGGGAAAACGCGACCGTCAGTGGGGCTCAGCAGGGGGAAGAGCCGCGCGCCCCGCACTCACCGCGCGTCCCGCAGCCGCCTCAGCACCGCGGTACCGCtatcctcttcctctttctctttctccctcctccgccgccgccgcccgctgGCCGCGCGCCacccgcccgccgccgccgccgccatgcGGCCCCTCCCGGCCACCGTAGGGGCGCGCTCACGTGATCACGCTGCCCCTCTCGGCCTGCCGTAGTTTTGAGGTCACGTGGTGCGGTCATATGATTGGCGGTGCTGTGCCCCAGGCCGCAGCGCTCATGGCTCGGCCTCAGGACGGCCCGGCCCCGTG of the Lagopus muta isolate bLagMut1 chromosome 17, bLagMut1 primary, whole genome shotgun sequence genome contains:
- the SRRD gene encoding SRR1-like protein, whose amino-acid sequence is MAAAAAGGWRAASGRRRRRREKEKEEEDSGTAVLRRLRDARDELLSSGFWAASAGVCRAAAGGGGGGGGGGGGGREPLGSGPAWRCVCYGLGRFAACPTARLQLAFLLLLLEMLAVPPSSCFLFDPAFSELELAALEALGLRLLPENEEGKHSVNGSPTLFYMVHCGKALYNNLLWRNWSVHALSNMVIIGNSFKGIEERLLSRILERDYSYIAKILKGVEEVALPAHPRYSDTFNDTSIHWFPAHKLERLSAEVWEFVEEPTYEECDDLEIIRKGEEGSQHDPAPVQP